The Mercenaria mercenaria strain notata chromosome 1, MADL_Memer_1, whole genome shotgun sequence nucleotide sequence AGGAGTTAAGTGGGAGATAAAATAGATTTCAATTACATATAAAggtacatacatttttaattaaTGCTTTTTTATGTTTGGTGTATTTTTGGAAAGAATTTCAACATCAGACAGAAAACTCTTGTATAAGACTAGTTCTcttaacccatatcatgctggaAATGATTGATTCTGcaattgcgaccagtgtagatcatgatcaacctgcacatccatgcagtctgatcaagatctgcactgtttgctattcagtcagtatcttttttgtaagcacttgttttaacagttaatggtgcagtccaaattgaaagatgggcaagttcattatagaaattaaggtattggacccctaatagtaatgttttaaaaatggcatttgcttggtatattcttaaagctgaccatgtttcacactgtgtttcaaattttaaacaactttcaccgtgccgttttttgtaagttttgtataatacatggtatttcctcacgctcaagaagagacaaaattcaatgtgatggccactatctaaaacgcttgcagagaattcattacaacattaattttgataaaagaaacatctaactattgttaaacaattagaaaccacaaaataaaactttaaaactcatTTTTGTCTAGAGTgcttcaagtaaacagatttaatgagacagaattctaactctaaCATTGAAAACTTAAGGTTGAATCTGGTGGGTCTGTTCTGAATTTtactcacttcattcaaaaataaccttggggcaatagtaaaacctacctgcatttcttccacaacatgtaatctaacaaatgaaggcaaaatagagaacttttaccgcacgtaactcagtatttttaaagatttctaactctacccctcctgattcagaggtaaattcacattaaacggcaaaaaatcgcttataaaatgaaaattttccacttttgtacaattcatccataattagtcttgaaagaagtaaaaacttactagaagaaaaggaaaacatggagaaaaaaaatttggtcccagtggggtttgaacctacgcccccctgaaaattgtatttaaagtaggtttatggtaggaattgaatactgttcaaaaaggagatactctattacgggtccaataccttaagcaAGGTAGCGGTTAATTAACTATGTTATTTGATGACGATGTATCTCTTCATGAgcttcaaattttttttctggatAAAATACAATTCCTCACAATATTTCAGTTTAATCAAATGGGGTCAATCTAACTGGCTAGTTTCCAAACTTTgtatcttaaggtagttctgcacgtttgataaacctgaAGTTGtggcgttacgtcatttatccggaaaacgtagaataaagcgtacggaaatgaaaatcattttatgaatttatgacaacctgtgagtaaatttattaaaatggcactgttactatatttctaaagtcaagatatgatatgaaaacatatgacacgttaaataattcaaaataatgtctaaaaatagcatgaaatatccagttcactttaatcataatcaaatatctcaaaaataagcacacggacctatatattttatttcaccacattataggccatatgtttatttacaactgtgagaagtttcatcaaaatctacattgtagaaaaatttctatttgtgataatgttttaaaagttatgattttcccatatatGAAAAAATGCGTGAtgtccaaatttttaaaatcagtctagcaaaaaatcaagcacacaatcctatcatttttatttgctgatttttcaaggtatattctaaagttttgaaaaaaacatagtttaatcaaattctacattgtagaaaaaattacgatccaaacgtgcaaaactaccttaaatgaGTACAAATCTCTGCAAGTATCTCAAGCTTCCTTACATGTATCAGTCGATAAAGACCAGTCACTAACTTTTTGTCCTTCACTAAATTTGTCACAAAGAGCATCTCCtctaaaaaatatcaaactcttGTCCTCTAGACCAGTTGGCCATCTACTGAGCTACCCAGACAGGCCTAATCTGTATAGTATCATCATCTTAATACTACAAATATATGGCTTAATGGGAGTCGATTACAtcttattaatttttattatatacctaaataaattctgtaaaaaatcggcttaataattaaatatgaacacacagacaaaaattccatattgtatcttttgaattccgtattgtaccttccgtattgtgtgctgccggactattttcattaatatgcatgacacgacacatttctataaatagcgcacataaaaacttcactaagttccaagcaatatcgataaacattgaagatttcattcaagaacaaaacaagaatcaaaatggtaaaggtatataataaaagggtcattataacagtagctggatctgggactttgtatttggctctcgtggattttgcaaggtctgATCACACTcagcgcttgcgcgcctcgtgagatccgatctagcaaaatccacttgagctgaatactgcatcccagatccagctactgttataataaccctattatatccaGTTCATAACTTTATTGATTTCTTGAAAGTCGTTATACTGGTAAATTCTATTTAATTAGTAAAAATTTCTTCTGGCTACCAACATTTGCAGGTGAGGGTAATGTCTGACACAAATGTATCTGCTGTGCATGATTATAAACTGtgtaatttttcatcataaatgcACTCCTGTgtgaaataatatatttgtaaatagaaCTGCCACAGATGGCTGTCCTGATTACATCTCGTACAATTATACAGAACTTCAtcaattttgcaatatttctccCTTTTTTACAATGCAGTTAGCACAGCAGGTTTATAATACTGTATATCATactaaattgattttatttttgcaattgaAGTACTGTTTTGTTAGAGACAGCAGAAGATCATTTTGCACAAGTGATCTCATACACGTAGAGGTCGTACCATTCTTAGCAGAACTATATCCACTCGTCTAATGAGACCAATTCATCTCTCTGTTAAATATTTACCTTTTGATCAATGTGACAAAGAGTAAAAACAAACAAGTGAAGTTCATGTTTTCTGACGGCTGTTGATCTAAATTAATAGAGTGGACTCTGAAAAACTACCCCAACTTAAAGAACTTAGATCACAGCTTTTTACAGTATGGCATTAATCCACTGAAATGTCATCATTTAGTTCAGTTTATCTTTGTGTATCATAGTTAAAACAATTTCCATCAAAGTGCTGCTTTAAACTAAATTTGTGCATCAGATATTGAAACATCAAAGAACTAAGTAAAATTACATGAAATCCGATTACCTGATATGTGCCTCCAATGCTCTTAAACAGTCACCATTAGTAAATATCATCAACTAACATTTTGTTTCATGACATCTTGACACAAATTACTTTGACTTACTGGTCTTTCTCAAGAGGAGGCAGATTAGCTAGTGTATaacagggttattataacagtagcttgatctgggatgctgtatttggctcaagtggatttttgccagatcggatctcacgaggcacgCAAGCCACaagtgtgatccaaccttgcaaaatcctcaagagctgaatacaaaatcccaggtctagctactgttataatgacccttttattatatatcccACCTTTATGTCTgctgttttgttattgaacgaagtCTTCAATGTTAAtcaatgttaaaatggaacttagtgaagtttttattgTGCTACTTATAGAACTgcgtcaggtcatgcatattaatgaaagtagtccggcaacaaaCAATACGAAAGgtacaatacattttttttctgcctgttcattaATTATACTTactgtgaaatacaagccaattATGTTACAGAATtcatatagatatataatattagatatttattttAGCTTGTTGTGATGAATGTTTGATACTGTGAAAAATCTCAGATTGATGTCAAATAAGAAGGTACACAGTTGTAATTCTCCAGTTGGATTCAAACCCAAAGTCAGTCAGATGAGCTTCTAAATACTTTCTAACCAAACAACAATCACTTACTTTCATATCTGTAACAGCTAGATTACTATTAATtattaattcatttaactttcagtttgaaaataccatgataaattaattttatacctttttacATAGCGATATACCACATAATTATActgaagatatacatgtataatacatctGACAGAAAGTGTTATTTTTACACTAAACAGGAATGGTTATTTATACACTAATTGAAATGGTTATTTTTACACTAAACAGGAATCATTATTTTTACACTAAAAAGGAAAGGTTATTTATACACTAAATGGACTGGTAATTTATACACTAAATGGAATGGTTATTTATACACTAAACAGGAATCATTATTTTTACACTAAACAGGAATCGTTAATTATACCTAATTTACACTAAGCATAAAGGGTTATTGTGACATTAAACAGGAAGAGTTGTTTTATACAACCCAAAAGATGTTGATAAAttacatttaagattttgtaaGTATGTTTTGGGAGTTAAATCTCAAACTCCAAATGCTGCCGTATTTGGAGTATTGGGAAGATTTCCTCTATCTATCATCTGCAAGCAACGGTCTATTAAGTTTTGGTTAAAAATAATGAAGAACGTTGATTCCCCACTCTACAGTATGTATTACGACCTTTTGAATAATGTAAACAATTCATGCAGGTCAACTGGTATTAATTCAATTACTGATCATTTGGGTTTTACAAATATTAGAAATAACTTCGAGgaaaactttaattatttacCCATGTTTATAAACAGATTACAAGATCAATATATTCAAGACTGGTCTGCCTCAATTAATACTATGCCTAAACTCGAATACTACTGcaaatataagaaaacattttgtagaatttatatAGAAATTATACCAAACGATATTTTAAGAAAGTGTTTGACGTCCTTAAGATCATCCTCTCATAAATTAGAAATTGAAGTAGGAAGATATACTGGTGTGGATAGAAATAAAAGAGTATGCAAATTATGTACCCAAAATGTAACCGAATCAGAGTATCATTTTCTATTGTGTTGTGACAAATATAGAGATATTAGACATAAATATCTGGGCAATGTTTCTTGGCCctctttaaataaatttgtttctgttatgTCAGTTATGAGAAAGAAACATCTCTTAAACCTGTGTAAATCCATAAAAGAAGCTATGCTTCAACGCAACAATACCCTGTCAGATATTACCGTTTCCTAGTaaaaatttgttatttatgtgtacatgtataattatgttgttatgattttgcaaaattgtgtctttgccatatttctattacaatgtaaatggccaaaggcaagtaCTTTGCTGATTTGCCAATGAAATTTGAACTTGAACTTGTTTTAAACTGGGAGAATTTTCTTACACTAAAAATGAAGGGTTATTTTTACTCTAAACTGGaaggtaaaaatatttcatactaAACATGAATGGTTACTTTTACACTAAACAGGAAGGTTATTTAAACACTAAATGGGAAGGGTCTTTTATACTAAACAAAAAGGGTTATTGGAAAGTTAAGGTGTGCCTCTGGTATTTTCTCTGCTTAAATTCAAAGCAGTCTTTTAATGTTTTCAGGATTCTCAAACATCAATGGTGAAACCAAACCAAGCTGAAAAGTTCAAATTACGTACATGACAGGAAGTTATCAAGTGATTGCTTAAATTGCCTCAAGCTTCCAAATGATTGACAGGAGAAGACTTATATAAACTGGAGGTAAATTCACTGTACACACAATGGATAACTCTCATCACTTTAACTGATTAAAATATCAGTTTCCCTAAAGATGATATCTGACTTTACTTTCCAGGCATCATTCTATAATTGTAATTGTATCCAGAGAAGACTTTTTCTAGGAAAAATACACAGACAGAATGTCAACAGTACGATAGtgcaaaaatcataaaaataattgttaagTGGATAAAGCCAGAGAAATTAACATTTGTGCTAATGCTACCACCAGAGTGCTGCAATTAACATAATAGGTGTCAAGGAAAGAAATTTCTgcaaatttattaaatattttattcaaacagAAATGGATACAACCAGTCAGATTTACATCAGTGCAGAGGTGATAGTAGGTGTGTTGTCATGTGCTGGAAATGGACTGGTTCTTTTAGCAATTTTCAAGAATCGTCGACTACAGACTGTAACAAACTGTTTCATAGCCAGTCTAGCTCTGGCAGATTTCCTCGTTGGAATAGTAGTCGCTCCATTAGCTGCCTTAAGTTACCTAGGATTACCTCATCATTTCCTTGGTTGTGTATTTACCAACTCAATTGTTGTTGCTTTCACGCAAGTGTCAATTTTCAACCTACTAGCTGTAGCATTTGAAAGATATTTTGCTATAAAGCACCCCTTTGCATATACAAAACACCTTGATGTTAAACGTGCATTGTGGGCAAATGCTGCAGTATGGTGTATAGGAATGATAATTGGATTTATACCTGTGTTCGGTTGGAATCTTGAAGAATTACACAATGAAAACTGGACATGTAATTTTGTGACTGTTATAGACATGGAATATAcagtatattttcatttctttggaTGTATTGTTATACCGTTGATTATAATAACCAcgatctatttttatatttttctaattgtgCGTAAACAAATGACACAGATAGCGGCCTTAAGCATATCATCACCTCAGCAGGGCTCCTCCAACACAATATCGAAACTTAGAAAAGAGATCAAAGCAGCAAAATCATTAGCCATTGTTATTTTACTATTTGCAATATCGTGGATACCGATTCATGTTCTCAACACAATAACTTTGACCTGTAGTGACTGTTCCTATCCTGTAGAACTGCTTCTAGTAACCATTGTCCTCAGCCATGCCAATTCAGCAGTCAATCCTTTGTTATATGCATATGGTAACAGTAATTTCAAAAGGGCTTTTAGAAAAATGATCTGCAACAGGACAGATAATGACTCATTCACAACAGAAGCTGTCAATTCACAAATGCAAAATGCAAGAAGCATAGCAAAGATTTCACAGCATCAAAATAGTGACAGCAATCTACAGAATAGGGACTGCAATCCACAACACAGTGACAGCGATCCATATAATAGTGTCAGAAATCCACATAATAGTGACAGAAATCCACAAAATAGTGACAGCAATCCACATGACAGCAACAGAAATCCACAAAACAGAGAGAAATGGTGAACAAAAATGGATCATCTTGCATAGACAGAGAATATTAACAATGTGAATGGAACAGTGACAAGATATTCatatcttaaattttattcttaaatattttgcaagtctgtgATATGACAAAAGCGCCTTAAGTGATTCTACTGTATTTGACACTTCTGAGAGAAATGGTATGTGCTTATTAGCATAGAGATGTGGGAAAAGTTATGAGACATATCCATGTAAAATTTtatatgtgttttattttaactattaataatataacaaattaaaCCTGTAACTGCTTTCTCGACTTAAGTTAAGTAAGAAAAGCAAAAATATCAATGTTCGGCACACTGACATTATCCTTCACCTAGGAGAGactttttatttgtattcatcTTTTATTATATAGTAAAATGATCAACATACAAAGCCTTTTGAATGcaatcaaacatattttattcaacacCTGAGTTTGTTCTGccattaatattacatttgtactATTGAACATCTAGTCTGATTTGTTTTAGCATGATGCAAGTAATTGTGACAACATACAGAAAAGGACAATGTTACATCATAAACATGTCAATTAAGCCATATACCCTAAGTAAGAGCTTGAGTGCTAATAAAGTGAAGTCACATTGTTTATAAAAAGTACCAACAAAACATGAACTCAATCAAGTGttttaaacagtacactaacaaaacatttacaaatcTTTACATTTATGTTTAATACCAACATATGATCTAGTGTGAGAACTGGCCCTCTTCACTgaaatatatgtatgtagtgTTCTCTTACCCCCTTACATTCTCACCCTACCCAATATCACTCTTCTCCAATCAAATCAATTTAATTTGACAAATGCAGAGATTGACTCTTCATTGATCCATTATTAATATCAGTAATGGAGTTAATAGGTTCTGAAAaccttgaaaaatattgtttatcacTTGCTTCCTGAAGCCAGATTATATGtagtaaatattatgtttgtcaccttattgtttttgttaataaacttaatgttttataaaatgagccgtgccatgggaaaaccaacatagtgggtatgcgaccagcatggatccagaccagcctgcgcatccgcacagtctggtcaggatccatgctgttcgctaacagtttctccaattgcaataggctttaaaagcgaacagcatggagcctgaccagactgcgtggatgcgcaggctggtctggatccatgctggtcgcaaagccaatatgttggttttcccatggcgtggctcaaataattATTGCTGTAtcttatattttctgtttcatacacCTTGATTACATTTGTCACCTTTTCCTCTATCATGTCAATTCCACTATATTTTGTACAACcaaagaaataataaacaacatTATCCAAACTGACtgtttttgtctgaaatcatgcATCAGCCTGATCTAATGCTTCGACACTTACTAAAGCTAGAATCACAGTACCCCCGATGGGCTTGCAGATGAGTTCCAGATTTCCATCCATGGACTGCTCAGGCTGTGTAagaaaataatgggtttgccaaTAATGCAATCGTAACAGAACCTTAATTAACCTTATTAGATCGGTAATAAAACCGTAATAGCTCGTATTTTTTTACTACAGGAATTGCCTTCCCGACTGTTACAATCTTTTAAGATCTATTATGATCTTTTCAGAAccgttatagttttattactgaTTCCTTAAGGATATATTATCCTtggcaaaattttgagcatgttcaaaactttgcACCCTTGCCCCCAGGTGCCCCCAATTTCTGAACAGATACACCAGATGAATTACAAATGAGTTGGGAGTTCTACGGATGCGTTACCAATGCTATCCGGTACTCATCCGCAAGCTCTTCTGGACaagtgtgattctagcttaaataaaaagcaaataaatCATCTCCATAATATATACAAGATCTCATTTTGTTGTCATTAAATTTAGTGAGATTTCACTCTCTAATATTCTTACTGgaacaacataatattatagtgACATGACAGAATGCAGTGAACATCAGGCTGCTGACAAAACCTTTGTTCATTTGCAAACATAAATTTACAGTTATTTTGAGTATTTTGATacaataaaactttataaaatgacTAATAAGTAGAGAGCATGTAAATATAGAAAGTGTCTTTGACTCATCCTGTGGtaagtttgatgaaatttctcAACATTTATGTTCTGGCAAGAGTAATGTACCAGAGTTAAAAGCTTAGGATTAAATAAATCACTAactaatggccctatatcgctcacctggttaaatggttgctgtgaagatttgcatttaagcttgaccccggggtcatgatttgaacaaacttggtagagatccactaggcaatgctacacatcaaatatctaagctctaggccttctagactatttctagacattttttgaattattttcctatgtacaatcaagtaatccctggggcggggtcaatttgatgccaggggtcatgatttgaaaaaaatttgtagagttcctctaggcaatgctacaattcaaatatctaagctctaggccttctgatttatttttagaaattttttgaagattttccgatgtacaattaagttactgctagggcggggtcaattttacctcgggggtcatgatttgaacaaattttgtagaagtctactaggcaatgttacatatcaaatatctaagatctaagcctctggtttatttttagcacatttatgaagatttccctatgtacaatcaagtaacccctggggctgcgtaaatttgaccctagggggtcaagatttgaacaaattttgtagaggtccactaggaaatgctacatgtcaaatatctaagctctaggccttctggtttatttttagaaaattctgaagatttttctatgtacaatcaagtaaccccatggggcggagtcaatttgaccctgggggtcatgatttgaacaaattttgtagaagtcttctaggcaatgctacatgtcaaatatctaagatctaggccttctggtttatttttagaaaatttttgaagattttcctatgtaaaatcaagtgacccctcgggcggggtaaattttgaccccggaggtcatgatttgaacaaattttgtagaggtccactaggcaatgctacatgttaaatatataagctctaggccgtctggtttatttttagaatttttttgaagattttgaccccggggtcatgatctgaacaattttagtagaggtccactaggcaatgctacatgttaaatatctaagctctaaggcttctggtttttgagaagaagattttttaagattttcctatgtaaaatcatataacccctcgggcggggtcaattttgaccccggggtcatgatttgaacaaatctggtagaggtccacaaggGAATGCtccacaccaaatatctaagctctagggcttctcgtttttgagaagatttttaaagtttttcctttcggttgccatggcaaccagagttctgcatggaattcaattctttgaacaatttttgtagagcttcacccaaggaacattcctgtgaagtttggatgaaattggcccagcggtttatgaggagatgtcgtttaaagtaaaagtttacggacggacaacggacgacagacgccggacggtgagtgatcacaatagctcaccctgagcctttggctcaggtgagctaaaaacaacaccCTCCACCAGCTTTTGAAAATACAGAAGTattaacttttttaatatttatacctGCAAACgacaatgttatataaattacCTACCTTTTTCAAGCCACAATTTCAAAAGACGTATTTGCACATCTGTGTAAAATGAACATGATTTTTGTCCGACTACTTACATGTATTCCGACTTCTTTAGAGTTGAAACAAGCATGTGACCATTTTTCTGCCTGGTACTTCCTCTGGAACTTTGTAAGGGAACCGGCACCCCTGATCGACACATCATTTGTGTGAAAGTAAGCATCAATCACAAGTTTCCCATCATACACCAGACATGCATCATTGATTGCTGTAAATATAATAATCATATCATATTAATATaacagaatataaaattatttggtGACATTTGGTAAAAACTCATTCAATGTCAAAatcttatatttcttttaatctttacagactatgctatttttttttttttttttttttttttttgacaatgaaACGTCtaacttttaataaaacaaatatttaattccGTCTGAATGATCAATTACACTGGGAAGACAATAGGGTTGTCAGTCTTGTTTCttcacaacaagagctgtctctacTTTACTCAGActgtgttgtaatattttctggtcctttgggatcatggagaacattctgTTAAATACAATTACAGAAttttgcttaagccggtgctctTGGGCACAAGGTGTGTTGTatacttcattacctctcacgaacagactcagtcaaaccaaatcGGCTATTATTTGATGCTAGATaattaaaaggggacataatctaGAAAGAAGGTAACTATCTGTAAGCTCTATGTACTTGCaaacaattttgtaattataattcACATAAGTATTGGAATAGTTATTGGCTATTGGTTTTCAACAAGAagtaaaaatggggcataataaTTTAAGCATTATTGTTCATAGAGTCATTGACGTTGTCAtttatgatgtggatgataatgATGAActactgttttaagtttgaaggaaaTCCATAGAGAAATTGTTCtgtcattatttgtttttcattttgactACAACTGTAACGTTGTATGGtacaatagaaataaaataagcaaaaccctTCTATGGAAAAAAGGATTGGCTCAAGAGTAACAAACCTTGTGGATGATGTTGAGAAAAGAACTGATCAAGTTTACTGCAAATCACcccatgaataataatgataaattagaaaattaaaagtacaccaaaacttttaacaaaaaatctagATGCTGGCAATAGGGACAGTAGGCAAGCACTCCAAATACTCTGTATCAGTGAACTGGAAATAATGGGAAACAAGAGCGCCACCATgcgggcaatatacgcccgaaggcttacatcattagatgggagcaaaattttaagaacttgactgctgTAGCcaaaaggactggaacaacaaaaggaaaacttcaaaaaacaaatctaagtccacaaaaaaaatattcaaagtctacaaaaaaatccttatcaggtacaggtatgtaaaaatacacctaaaaattggaggtaccatccatgttgtaccacagaaaagtggtcttggtttttccctaaggccaataataaaaaagtttcaaaataagctatttatagtaacataaaagggaagtaattaaaagaaaaaaataatattattataagtataaaaaagagatctgccaaataaaaacaagagcactgcaatgcagagcaatatacacaaagcaaagtcatatatgacctttgacccttaagtgtgaccttgaccttgaagcgagtcatccggaacatgccctctgcacgttgtctcagtgtggtgaacatttctgccaagtttctttgaaatccttccagcagttcaagagttacagagcggacacgaaacaaactgatatgacttttgacccctaagtgtgaccttgaacttgaagcgagtcatccggaatatgcgctctgcacgtcgtcttggtgtggtgaacatttgtgtcaagtttctttgaaatccttcaaggggttcaagagttacagagcggacatgaaacaaactgatatgacctttgactcctaagtgtgaccttgaccttgaagcgagacatccaaaacatgcgctctgcacattgtctcggtgtggtgaacatttgtgtaaagtttccttgaaatccttcaaggggttcaagagttacagaggctgagcggacacgaaattgctaacggacagacagacggacggacggacagatggacaccagcgtcataacataatacctccctttgggcatataaaaaggagAAGGTTGGATATATGCACATCCTAGAATgcgttacttttttatttcagatatatatatgtatcattAATATTTTACCTTTGAAAGCTTCGAAATCAACACCCTTACGATAATAGGAGAAAAAAgcctgaaatagaaaaaataagaaaataattatcagaaattttatctaaaattaatcAGGCGATATGGTATAGATACTTGTAAACCTGAATGCACAggtataatatttcatttttcatttcaattCCTCATATATACCCTTAGGGAAATCACTCAGCCGTCTGTGATTTACCCATGTG carries:
- the LOC123544854 gene encoding adenosine receptor A1-like, translating into MDTTSQIYISAEVIVGVLSCAGNGLVLLAIFKNRRLQTVTNCFIASLALADFLVGIVVAPLAALSYLGLPHHFLGCVFTNSIVVAFTQVSIFNLLAVAFERYFAIKHPFAYTKHLDVKRALWANAAVWCIGMIIGFIPVFGWNLEELHNENWTCNFVTVIDMEYTVYFHFFGCIVIPLIIITTIYFYIFLIVRKQMTQIAALSISSPQQGSSNTISKLRKEIKAAKSLAIVILLFAISWIPIHVLNTITLTCSDCSYPVELLLVTIVLSHANSAVNPLLYAYGNSNFKRAFRKMICNRTDNDSFTTEAVNSQMQNARSIAKISQHQNSDSNLQNRDCNPQHSDSDPYNSVRNPHNSDRNPQNSDSNPHDSNRNPQNREKW